A genomic window from Salvia miltiorrhiza cultivar Shanhuang (shh) chromosome 5, IMPLAD_Smil_shh, whole genome shotgun sequence includes:
- the LOC130986200 gene encoding putative DUF21 domain-containing protein At3g13070, chloroplastic, with product MIIHNYFMAASETTLFNRSALITASNPSFIFRRRSLLRLSPKLAAKKLACCSCCPPPYNSPILLFNCNKRSPLSLLSVKTSCRVNDDINSPAARAIDFGEVLARRGLAIAAAVAIGAVVILTCRRALAAEGVVAAGYGVWERNLSAMRSSWPKVLQVLTVFKEQGLILAALLGLSAFFSMAETSITTLWPWKVRELAEKESENGVFKMLRNDVTRFLTTILIGTTVVNIGATALVTEAATAIFGEAGVSAATGVMTVAILLLTEITPKSIAVHNATEVARFVVRPVAWLSLVLYPVGRVVTYLSMGMLKLLGLKGKSEPYVTEDELKLMLRGAELSGAIEEEEQDMIENVLEIKDTHVREVMTPLVDVVAIDDGATLVDFHNQWVDHQYSRVPVFEERIDNIVGMAYAMDLLDYVQKGELLETSKVGDMAHKPAYFVPDSMSVWNLLREFRIRKVHMAVVLNEYGGTVGIVTLEDVVEEIVGEIFDENDSKEEIQKKTGYVVMRAEGIYDVDANTSIDQLSEDLNIKMPEGHQYETVSGFVCEAFGYIPRTGETIKVVLERENQEDHVDYDEPESDRQEENEKTQIFKLEILAGNARKVSAVRFERINNEEASVENRGVTRFISKLWRRRSMSDDESDRTDDHEVPVDDMSNDCVMSVQEDNADQVSKK from the exons ATGATCATACACAACTACTTCATGGCTGCGTCTGAAACCACATTGTTTAATCGATCCGCTCTCATCACCGCTTCAAATCCTTCCTTCATCTTCCGTCGCCGTTCCTTGTTGAGATTATCCCCTAAATTGGCCGCAAAGAAGCTTGCCTGCTGCTCCTGTTGTCCACCGCCCTACAACTCCCCAATCCTTTTGTTCAATTGTAATAAAAGAAGTCCTCTTTCTTTGCTTTCTGTTAAAACTAGTTGTCGTGTGAATGATGATATTAATAGCCCAGCAGCGAGGgcaattgattttggtgaggTTTTGGCGAGGAGAGGCTTGGCCATTGCGGCTGCGGTTGCGATTGGTGCGGTTGTAATATTAACTTGTCGGAGAGCATTAGCGGCCGAGGGTGTTGTGGCTGCGGGATATGGAGTTTGGGAACGTAATTTGTCGGCGATGAGGAGTTCATGGCCCAAGGTTTTGCAGGTTTTGACGGTTTTCAAGGAGCAGGGATTGATTCTTGCGGCTCTGCTGGGCCTCTCTGCATTTTTCTCCATGGCTGAGACCTCCATTACTACTCTTTGGCCTTGGAAG GTACGGGAATTGGCTGAGAAAGAATCAGAGAATGGTGTGTTCAAAATGCTAAGGAATGATGTTACTCGGTTCCTGACGACAATCCTCATTGGCACCAC AGTGGTCAATATTGGTGCTACAGCATTAGTTACTGAGGCTGCAACTGCAATATTTGGTGAAGCTGGTGTCAGTGCAGCTACTGGGGTGATGACG GTTGCTATTCTGCTCCTGACAGAAATTACTCCAAAAAGCATTGCTGTTCACAATGCCACTGAGGTTGCTAGGTTTGTG GTCAGGCCAGTGGCATGGCTTTCCCTCGTATTGTATCCTGTGGGGAGAGTTGTGACTTATCTGTCAATGGGAATGCTAAAATTGCTAggcttaaaaggaaaaag TGAACCATATGTAACTGAAGATGAACTAAAACTGATGTTACGCGGAGCAGAGTTAAGTGGCGCAATTGAGGAGGAAGAACAG GATATGATTGAAaatgtgttggaaataaaagaTACCCATGTGAGGgaggtgatgactcctctggttgATGTTGTTGCCATAGATGACGGTGCGACACTTGTAGATTTCCACAATCAATGGGTAGATCATCAGTATTCTAG GGTGCCTGTCTTTGAGGAGCGAATTGACAACATTGTTGGCATGGCATATGCAATGGATCTCCTGGATTACGTGCAGAAG GGGGAGCTGCTAGAAACTTCTAAAGTCGGAGATATGGCCCACAAACCTGCATACTTTGTTCCTG ATTCAATGTCTGTTTGGAATCTTCTTAGAGAGTTTCGCATCAGGAAAGTTCACATGGCTGTTGTTCTAAATGAATATGGTGGAACTGTTGGT ATAGTGACCCTTGAAGATGTAGTTGAAGAAATTGTTGGTGAGATTTTTGATGAAAATGACTCAAAG GAGGAAATCCAGAAAAAGACTGGTTATGTTGTCATGCGTGCTGAAGGCATATATGATGTGGATGCCAATACATCAATAGATCAGCTTTCTGAAGATCTTAACATTAAAATGCCAGAG GGTCATCAATATGAAACAGTTTCAGGTTTTGTCTGCGAGGCATTCGGATATATCCCAAGAACAGGTGAGACAATAAAAGTAGTCCTTGAAAGAGAAAATCAGGAGGACCATGTTGATTATGATGAGCCCGAATCTGACCGCcaagaagaaaatgagaaaactCAAATATTTAAGCTTGAG ATACTAGCAGGAAATGCCAGAAAAGTAAGTGCTGTTCGTTTTGAAAGAATAAACAATGAAGAGGCATCCGTAGAGAACAGAGGGGTAACTCGTTTTATATCGAAACTTTGGAGGAGAAGATCTATGAGCGATGATGAATCAGATAGGACAGATGATCATGAGGTCCCAGTTGATGATATGTCAAATGATTGTGTAATGTCTGTACAGGAAGACAATGCTGATCAAGTAAGTAAAAAGTAA